A genomic window from Silene latifolia isolate original U9 population chromosome Y, ASM4854445v1, whole genome shotgun sequence includes:
- the LOC141633125 gene encoding uncharacterized protein LOC141633125, whose amino-acid sequence MASRIVAAARQAATVSRISTTQQTSLFLQRRAFAGAADHHGPPKVNSWQDPTSPSKWKEEHFVIVSLSGWGLLIYGGYKLFSGGKGEEKVAEASH is encoded by the exons ATGGCGTCTCGAATTGTTGCGGCAGCTCGTCAAGCAGCCACCGTCTCACGGATCTCCACCACTCAACAAACTTCCCTCTTTCTTCAACGTCGCGCTTTTGCTGGGGCTGCTG ATCACCATGGGCCTCCCAAGGTCAACAGCTGGCAAGATCCAACTAGTCCTTCTAAGTGGAAGGAAGAACAT TTTGTTATCGTTTCTCTCTCTGGATGGGGCTTGCTTATCTATGGAGGCTACAAGCTTTTTTCTGGGGGAAAAGGAGAGGAG AAAGTGGCAGAAGCTTCACATTAA